The proteins below come from a single Agrococcus beijingensis genomic window:
- the rplD gene encoding 50S ribosomal protein L4 yields the protein MTAQVAIVDAKGKQAGSVELPASIFDVQTNVPLIHQVVVAQLAAARQGTHSTKGRGEVSGAGRKPFKQKGTGRARQGSIRAPQMTGGGIVHGPTPRDYSQRTPKKMIAAALLGSLSDRARGGRLHIVESIGAADAPRTRFVVEMLATLGLTKNVLIVLERSEENAFLSVRNLPEVHVLTWDQLNAYDVLVSDDIVFSKTAYEAFVAAKSKGEAVVTVAPVDEPTAPEAEKPAKATKVAETVEATEAADGGFGADSAAPTADGSAPEGFPIKGNKNSMKFHAPEGRWYEQTEAEVWFRDAAAAEAAGFVEAGKASKADKDEN from the coding sequence ATGACTGCACAGGTCGCCATCGTCGACGCCAAGGGCAAGCAGGCGGGCTCGGTCGAGCTCCCCGCGAGCATCTTCGACGTCCAGACGAACGTTCCGCTGATCCACCAGGTCGTCGTCGCGCAGCTCGCTGCCGCACGCCAGGGCACGCACTCGACCAAGGGTCGCGGCGAGGTCTCCGGCGCCGGCCGCAAGCCGTTCAAGCAGAAGGGCACCGGCCGCGCACGCCAGGGCTCGATCCGCGCACCCCAGATGACCGGTGGTGGCATCGTCCACGGGCCGACGCCGCGCGACTACTCGCAGCGCACCCCCAAGAAGATGATCGCCGCCGCGCTCCTCGGCTCGCTGTCGGACCGCGCTCGCGGTGGCCGACTGCACATCGTCGAGTCCATCGGTGCCGCTGACGCTCCCAGGACCCGCTTCGTCGTCGAGATGCTCGCGACGCTGGGCCTCACGAAGAACGTGCTCATCGTGCTCGAGCGCTCCGAGGAGAACGCGTTCCTGTCGGTGCGCAACCTCCCCGAGGTGCACGTGCTCACGTGGGACCAGCTCAACGCCTACGACGTGCTCGTCAGCGACGACATCGTCTTCTCGAAGACCGCCTACGAGGCGTTCGTCGCCGCGAAGTCGAAGGGCGAGGCCGTCGTGACGGTCGCTCCCGTCGACGAGCCGACGGCTCCCGAGGCCGAGAAGCCCGCCAAGGCGACGAAGGTCGCTGAGACGGTCGAGGCCACCGAGGCTGCCGATGGCGGCTTCGGCGCAGACTCCGCCGCACCCACCGCCGACGGCTCCGCTCCCGAGGGCTTCCCCATCAAGGGCAACAAGAACTCGATGAAGTTCCACGCGCCCGAGGGCCGCTGGTACGAGCAGACCGAGGCCGAGGTGTGGTTCCGTGACGCCGCGGCCGCTGAGGCCGCCGGCTTCGTCGAGGCCGGCAAGGCTTCGAAGGCAGACAAGGACGAGAACTGA
- the rplW gene encoding 50S ribosomal protein L23, with product MSGYNKDPRDIIIRPIVSEKSYALIDMGSYTFEVDPRASKTEIKLAIEKIFSVKVERVNTLNRVGKTRRTRFGTGKRKDTKRAIVKLKSGSIDIFTAVG from the coding sequence ATGAGCGGCTACAACAAGGACCCTCGCGACATCATCATCCGGCCGATCGTGTCGGAGAAGAGCTACGCGCTCATCGACATGGGCAGCTACACCTTCGAGGTCGACCCGCGCGCCTCCAAGACCGAGATCAAGCTCGCGATCGAGAAGATCTTCAGCGTCAAGGTGGAGCGCGTCAACACCCTCAACCGCGTCGGCAAGACGCGCCGCACCCGCTTCGGCACCGGCAAGCGCAAGGACACCAAGCGCGCCATCGTGAAGCTCAAGTCCGGCTCGATCGACATCTTCACGGCTGTCGGCTGA
- the rplB gene encoding 50S ribosomal protein L2 — translation MAIRKYKPTTPGRRGSSVADFAEITRSTPEKSLLRPLPKTGGRNNAGRITTRHIGGGHKRQYRVIDFRRNDKDGVNARVAHIEYDPNRTARIALLHFEDGTKRYIIAPSKLNQGDIVESGAGADIKPGNNLPLRNIPTGTVIHAIELRPGGGAKLARSAGASVRLVAKDGPYAQLRLPSGEIRNVDARCRATIGEVGNAEQSNINWGKAGRKRWLGVRPTVRGVAMNPVDHPHGGGEGKTSGGRHPVSPWGQSEGRTRRPNKPSDKLIVRRRSTGKKKR, via the coding sequence ATGGCAATTCGCAAGTACAAGCCGACGACCCCCGGTCGTCGCGGCTCATCCGTCGCCGACTTCGCTGAGATCACCCGGTCGACGCCCGAGAAGTCGCTGCTGCGCCCGCTGCCCAAGACGGGTGGCCGCAACAACGCCGGTCGCATCACGACGCGTCACATCGGTGGCGGTCACAAGCGCCAGTACCGCGTCATCGACTTCCGTCGCAACGACAAGGACGGCGTCAACGCCCGCGTCGCGCACATCGAGTACGACCCCAACCGCACGGCGCGCATCGCGCTGCTGCACTTCGAGGACGGCACGAAGCGCTACATCATCGCGCCGAGCAAGCTGAACCAGGGCGACATCGTCGAGTCGGGTGCCGGCGCTGACATCAAGCCCGGCAACAACCTGCCGCTCCGCAACATCCCCACGGGTACGGTCATCCACGCGATCGAGCTCCGTCCGGGCGGCGGCGCCAAGCTGGCCCGCTCGGCCGGCGCCTCGGTGCGCCTCGTCGCCAAGGACGGCCCCTACGCGCAGCTCCGCCTGCCGTCGGGCGAGATCCGCAACGTCGACGCACGCTGCCGCGCCACCATCGGCGAGGTCGGCAACGCCGAGCAGTCCAACATCAACTGGGGCAAGGCCGGCCGCAAGCGCTGGCTCGGTGTCCGTCCCACGGTCCGTGGTGTCGCGATGAACCCGGTCGACCACCCGCACGGTGGTGGCGAGGGCAAGACGAGCGGTGGCCGCCACCCCGTCAGCCCCTGGGGTCAGTCGGAGGGCCGCACCCGTCGGCCCAACAAGCCGAGTGACAAGCTCATCGTCCGTCGCCGTTCGACCGGCAAGAAGAAGCGCTAG
- the rpsS gene encoding 30S ribosomal protein S19 — MPRSLKKGPFVDDHLLTKVVRQNEAGSKNVIKTWSRRSMIVPAMLGHTIAVHDGRKHIPVFVTETMVGHKLGEFAPTRTFRGHVKDDKKGRRR; from the coding sequence ATGCCCCGCAGCCTCAAGAAGGGTCCGTTCGTCGACGACCACCTCCTCACCAAGGTGGTTCGCCAGAACGAGGCCGGCAGCAAGAACGTCATCAAGACCTGGTCACGTCGCTCGATGATCGTCCCGGCCATGCTCGGCCACACGATCGCCGTGCACGACGGCCGCAAGCACATCCCGGTCTTCGTCACCGAGACGATGGTCGGTCACAAGCTGGGCGAGTTCGCCCCCACCCGCACCTTCCGTGGTCACGTGAAGGACGACAAGAAGGGCCGTCGCCGCTAA
- the rplV gene encoding 50S ribosomal protein L22, translated as MVESIARVRHIRVTPQKARRVVDMIRGKQAEEALAILKFAPQGASEPVFKLVAAAMANARVKADASNEFLDEQDLYVARAFVDEGTTLKRFRPRAQGRAFRINKRTSHITVVLATPTTEDEK; from the coding sequence ATGGTTGAGTCGATCGCTCGCGTTCGTCACATCCGCGTGACCCCTCAGAAGGCCCGCCGTGTCGTCGACATGATCCGCGGCAAGCAGGCCGAAGAGGCCCTCGCGATCCTGAAGTTCGCCCCGCAGGGCGCCTCGGAGCCGGTGTTCAAGCTCGTCGCAGCGGCGATGGCGAACGCCCGCGTCAAGGCCGATGCGTCGAACGAGTTCCTCGACGAGCAGGACCTGTACGTGGCCCGCGCATTCGTCGACGAGGGCACCACGCTCAAGCGGTTCCGCCCGCGTGCACAGGGTCGCGCGTTCCGCATCAACAAGCGGACGAGCCACATCACCGTCGTGCTCGCGACGCCGACCACGGAGGACGAGAAGTAA